GCGTCAGCCCGCCCGCGGCGTACACCGTGCCGCCCAGGGCCAGCGTCATCACCCCCAGGAACGTGCCGGCCAGCAGGTGCCAGCGCTGCAGGGGCAGGGAGAGCAGGTGCTCGATGCGGCCGGGAGACAGGAGCCCCGGCGCGAAGTCCGAGCACGCGACGATGCCGAAGAGGATGCCGCCGTAGAACACCAGGTATGCCGCCGCGCGGTAGATGGGCCGCAGCGCCACGTCCACGGACATGATGTTGGAGCGCATCACCTCGCCGAACAGGCGCGTCGCCGCGAGCGCTCCGTCCACGACCTCCAGCTTGAGGCTGAGCGCCACGGTGGCCAGCACCAGCGTGAGCCCCACCATGAAGGCCATGATGAACTTGCGAGACGCCGCCTCGCGCAGCACGTAGCCGGCGATGACGAAGACAGGGCTCTTCACGCCGCCACCCCCGGCCCGCCCACGGCGCCCAGGAGCACCGCCTCCAGGTCCGCGCCCTCGCGCTTGAGCTCCATCAGCAGCGCGCCCGAGGCCCGCGCCCGGTCCAGCGCCGCGTTGAGCACCGCCACGTCCGCCGCTTCCACCGTGTACACGCCTTCCTCGCGGCCGCTCCCGGCCGGCATGAAGCCCTCCGCCGTCAGCGACTGGGTGTCCGCGCCGGGCGCGAAGCGCACGCGCCAGCGGGCCCCCGCCTTCGCCAACTCCTCCAGCCTGCCTTCGCGCAGCACGCGCCCGTCCGCGAGGATGGCCACGCGGTCGCACACGCGTTCCGTCTCCGCCAGCAGGTGCGAGTTGAGGAACAGCGTCACGCCCTTCCGGACCTCCTCCTGAAGGATGCGGCGCACCTCCAGCCGGCCCATGGGATCGATTCCGTCCGTGGGCTCGTCCAGC
The sequence above is a segment of the Corallococcus exiguus genome. Coding sequences within it:
- a CDS encoding ABC transporter ATP-binding protein; translated protein: MDLHVPAGSAFGLIGPNGAGKTTFIKSVLGIVRPTAGTVRVLGGSPEDPAIRARIGYLPERLHLPGTWKSPAFLATVARLKGLKVDAAAHARLLERVGLSDAVDRRIGGYSKGMRQRLGLAAALLGDPALLVLDEPTDGIDPMGRLEVRRILQEEVRKGVTLFLNSHLLAETERVCDRVAILADGRVLREGRLEELAKAGARWRVRFAPGADTQSLTAEGFMPAGSGREEGVYTVEAADVAVLNAALDRARASGALLMELKREGADLEAVLLGAVGGPGVAA